One genomic segment of Stigmatopora argus isolate UIUO_Sarg chromosome 1, RoL_Sarg_1.0, whole genome shotgun sequence includes these proteins:
- the klhl21 gene encoding kelch-like protein 21, which translates to MENPVLQTQTSTLPFFDTAHAFNLLRGIHELRAERKFFDVTLCAEGREFHCHRTVLAAASTYFRAMFAGKLRESIMDRVVLHEVSGELLGLLVDFCYTGRVTVTQDNVDLLLKTADLFQFPSVKEACCAFLEQRLDVSNCLEIQDFAEAYACRDLAASARRFILKNLMDLAKGTDFERLPWKRLLEFVSDDELCVDKEETVYQIAVRWVKSDLQRRLLYWPELLQQVRLPFVRRFFLLAHVESDPLVYLSPTCLRMVNEARSFQSCEYDRHDRPCSRMRPRPSTGLAEILVVVGGCDQDCDELVTVDCFNPQTGQWRYLAEFPDHLGGGYSIAALGNDMYVTGGSDGSRLYDSVWRYKSSVNEWTEVSPMLNAREYHSSCVLKGQLYVVAPDSTERYDHTLDCWESLPPMLHAMDNCSTTTCNNLLYAIGCLAEEDTMAIQSYDPDSECWSMVNCGQLTWSYTPKMVTLNGLMFFVRDDSAEVDVYNPQKNEWDKISQMNQVHVGGSVAVLGGKLFVSGGYDSTFELSDVVEAYDPATRTWSVTGRLPQPTFWHGSVSIFRQFMPLVSNVFEPIGVPDANAIHLHRHQRHQPIHNLNNSIQDMNAAH; encoded by the exons ATGGAGAATCCCGTTTTACAGACGCAAACGTCCACCTTGCCGTTTTTTGACACAGCCCATGCCTTCAACCTGCTACGGGGAATCCATGAACTCCGTGCAGAGCGGAAATTTTTTGATGTGACTTTATGCGCAGAAGGCCGCGAGTTCCACTGCCACCGCACCGTGTTGGCCGCCGCGAGCACTTACTTCCGGGCTATGTTCGCCGGCAAACTCCGGGAGAGTATCATGGACCGTGTGGTTTTGCACGAGGTTTCGGGTGAGCTTTTGGGACTACTCGTAGACTTCTGCTATACAGGACGTGTGACGGTCACGCAAGACAACGTGGATCTTCTTCTGAAAACGGCAGATTTGTTTCAGTTCCCGTCCGTCAAAGAGGCTTGCTGTGCTTTTCTAGAACAGCGTCTGGATGTTTCTAACTGCTTAGAAATCCAAGACTTTGCGGAGGCTTACGCTTGTCGAGACCTGGCGGCTAGCGCTCGCCGCTTCATCTTGAAAAACTTGATGGATCTTGCTAAAGGGACCGACTTTGAACGGTTGCCTTGGAAGCGGCTTCTTGAGTTTGTGTCTGATGACGAGCTCTGCGTGGACAAAGAGGAGACAGTTTATCAGATTGCAGTGCGTTGGGTGAAGTCTGACCTCCAGCGTAGACTGCTCTACTGGCCTGAGCTACTACAGCAGGTCCGACTCCCATTCGTCAGGAGGTTCTTCCTCTTGGCTCACGTTGAGAGCGACCCCCTGGTATACCTTTCGCCCACCTGCCTCCGCATGGTGAACGAGGCCCGTAGCTTCCAGTCCTGCGAGTACGACCGCCACGACAGACCCTGCAGTCGCATGCGCCCACGACCTTCCACCGGCCTGGCCGAGATTCTTGTAGTTGTTGGAGGTTGCGACCAGGACTGCGATGAGCTGGTCACTGTGGACTGTTTCAACCCGCAGACGGGCCAGTGGCGCTACCTGGCCGAGTTTCCGGACCACCTCGGAGGTGGCTACAGCATCGCTGCTCTCGGGAATGATATGTATGTCACTG GTGGCTCTGATGGATCTCGCCTCTACGATAGCGTTTGGCGCTACAAATCTAGTGTCAACGAATGGACGGAGGTGTCACCCATGCTGAATGCGCGCGAGTACCACAGCTCATGTGTGTTGAAGGGTCAGTTATACGTGGTGGCGCCTGACAGCACTGAGCGCTACGACCACACGCTGGACTGCTGGGAGTCCTTACCACCTATGCTGCACGCCATGGATAACTGCTCCACCACTACATGCAACAACCTCCTCTACGCCATCGGCTGTCTCGCTGAAGAGGACACAATGGCCATTCAGAGTTACGACCCAGACAGCGAATGTTGGTCCATGGTTAACTGTGGGCAGTTGACATGGTCTTATACCCCGAAAATGGTGACACTCAATGGGCTCATGTTCTTTGTTAG GGATGACTCGGCTGAGGTCGACGTTTACAACCCTCAGAAGAATGAGTGGGATAAGATTAGTCAAATGAATCAG GTACACGTAGGAGGCAGTGTGGCGGTGCTAGGCGGAAAACTCTTTGTATCCGGTGGTTATGATAGTACATTTGAGCTGTCAGACGTTGTGGAAGCGTACGACCCGGCCACTCGCACTTGGTCTGTCACGGGCCGGCTGCCTCAGCCCACATTCTGGCATGGCAGCGTCAGCATTTTCCGACAGTTCATGCCACTGGTGTCTAATGTCTTTGAGCCCATCGGTGTCCCGGATGCCAACGCTATCCACCTGCACCGACACCAGCGTCACCAGCCCATTCACAACCTGAATAACAGCATCCAGGACATGAATGCGGCCCACTGA